The nucleotide sequence CAGCCCCTGAAAGAGACGGGAGGGTTTGCGAGGTTTGATCCCGTTCCAGCCGATGTGGGGTACCGAAAGATCTATTCGAAAACGACGAACGAAACCGCGGAAGACGGAAAGCCCTGCCACGCCCGGGGCCTCCTCGCTTCCCTCGAAAAGCACCTGAAGCCCCAGGCAGATTCCCAGAAAGGGACGATTGGCCCGCAGGTATTCCCGCAGCGGTTCCACGAAGCCCTTTTCGTGAAGGGCTCGCATGATGCTTCCGAAATGGCCCACCCCCGGAAAGACCAGCCGCTCGGCGGAAAGGATGTCTTCCGGGCGTTCCACGAACCTAACCTCGGCCCCCAGGACCCGCAGGGCGTTTACCACGCTTCGCACATTTCCCGCTCCGTAATCAAGCAGCGCCACCCGCATTTCCGGCCCCTCACGGTCTTTTGGCGACCATTTTAACACGGTAGAATGAAAGGGACATGCCCTCTCCCCGGGACAGACTGCCGAGCCTCCTCGAAGTCCTCAATCAGGTCCTCCGCGGAAAGAGCGAGGTGGTGGAACTGGCGGTGAGCTGTTTCCTGGCCGGGGGACATCTACTGCTCGAGGATCTTCCGGGCACGGGCAAGACCACCCTGGCCGTGGCCCTGGCCCGGACCACGGGGGGAGCGTTCCGTCGGGTCCAGTTCACCAACGATCTTCTGCCGGCGGATCTCCTGGGAACGGAGGTGTGGCAGGCCTCGGAAGGTCGCTTCGTTTTTCATCCCGGCCCCATCTTTACCAATGTCCTTCTTGCCGACGAAATCAATCGGGCCAGTCCCCGTACGCAGAGTGCCCTTCTGGAGGCCATGGCCGAAGGGCGGGTCTCCCTCTCGGGAAAGACCTATTCCCTGCCGGAACCATTCATGGTCATCGCCACACAGAATCCCTTGGATCTCTACGGAACCTATCCTCTCCCCGAGTCCCAGCTGGACCGTTTTTTGATGCGACTTTCGTTGGGTTATCCTCCCCGCGAGGAGGAACGAAAGGTACTCGCCGAGAACGGACTTTACGAAAAGGCCCGTGAGCTACAGCCGATTTTTTCCCGTGAGGAA is from Thermosulfurimonas sp. F29 and encodes:
- a CDS encoding MoxR family ATPase, whose product is MPSPRDRLPSLLEVLNQVLRGKSEVVELAVSCFLAGGHLLLEDLPGTGKTTLAVALARTTGGAFRRVQFTNDLLPADLLGTEVWQASEGRFVFHPGPIFTNVLLADEINRASPRTQSALLEAMAEGRVSLSGKTYSLPEPFMVIATQNPLDLYGTYPLPESQLDRFLMRLSLGYPPREEERKVLAENGLYEKARELQPIFSREEWLILQKETRRVKVSDRLRDYLLDLAEASRRSSEFRYGFSTRGLLALQAAARALAYLRNRDFVTPDEVKAVFVPVAYHRLLPRAELEPGAREELLQEILSRVPVPL